One window of Hujiaoplasma nucleasis genomic DNA carries:
- a CDS encoding glycosyltransferase has translation MVYSKFRKTILMRIGVCGHFNSGKNAIGGQTIKTRIITDELKKVYGEQNISIVDTSDWKKKPIKLFFKSLMLAIKSKHIIILPAQNGIKVFIPLFVSLRKIFKLKVHYIVVGAWLKDELQKNKWLISKMNKIDYIYVQTETLKTNLMKIVTNKRIIVFKNFKSINPIDITEKVSEFKKDFLSVCILSRINEKKGVSDAIQVVNRINENLFEKKIYLDIYGPIEKTYKIIFAEQLKNSGNEVKYKGILEYDDTVKTIKNYDLLLFPTKYYTEGFPGTIVDSFLAGVPVLASKWESHKDVIDENITGITFAFNDEIDFHRKLLFLLQNQNKLFKLRNNCIQKAKEYTSSEAIKIITRNIF, from the coding sequence ATGGTATATTCAAAATTTAGGAAAACAATTTTAATGAGAATAGGAGTTTGCGGACACTTCAACTCAGGAAAAAATGCAATTGGCGGTCAGACAATTAAAACAAGGATTATTACAGATGAACTAAAAAAAGTATATGGGGAACAAAACATTAGTATTGTTGATACAAGTGATTGGAAAAAAAAACCAATAAAATTATTCTTCAAATCGCTTATGTTAGCTATAAAATCTAAACACATTATAATATTGCCAGCTCAAAATGGCATAAAGGTATTCATTCCATTGTTTGTGAGCTTAAGAAAAATATTTAAACTTAAAGTTCATTATATTGTTGTGGGAGCATGGTTGAAGGATGAATTGCAGAAAAACAAATGGTTAATATCTAAAATGAATAAAATCGACTACATATATGTTCAAACTGAAACATTAAAAACAAATTTAATGAAAATTGTCACAAATAAAAGAATTATTGTTTTTAAAAATTTTAAATCAATTAATCCGATTGACATAACTGAAAAAGTTTCTGAATTTAAAAAAGATTTTTTAAGTGTTTGTATTCTTTCTAGAATAAACGAAAAAAAAGGTGTAAGTGATGCAATACAAGTAGTGAATAGAATTAACGAAAATTTATTTGAAAAGAAAATATATCTTGATATTTATGGACCCATTGAAAAAACTTATAAAATAATTTTTGCTGAACAACTAAAAAATAGTGGAAATGAAGTAAAATATAAAGGAATACTGGAATATGATGATACAGTTAAGACTATAAAAAATTATGATCTTCTGTTATTTCCGACAAAATATTATACCGAGGGATTTCCTGGAACAATAGTAGACAGTTTTTTGGCTGGTGTTCCTGTATTAGCATCGAAATGGGAATCGCATAAAGATGTAATTGATGAAAATATAACCGGAATTACGTTCGCTTTTAATGATGAAATTGACTTTCATAGAAAGTTGCTATTTTTACTTCAAAATCAAAATAAACTTTTTAAATTAAGAAATAATTGTATTCAAAAAGCTAAGGAATACACATCATCCGAAGCAATAAAGATTATTACAAGAAATATTTTTTAA
- a CDS encoding O-antigen ligase family protein has protein sequence MQKTFTLFQLFIVSFALINYFDRIEKIYFALKSFVYGGLFAAIYVLLNIDLDNIRRFGDVLGNENTIGMIIATSSIFSLSFYLYSHKFKWILPLPLFITIVLLTGSRKATIFLMLGFLFIVFMKNKSNISQLLKTLFITTLIIVIFIFAVFSIEIFYNIIGQRLENLYYYLSSGETSEGSIISRARMTSYGFDWFLSKPLLGYGIDNYRVLYGNTFFEAKYSHNNFIELLVGVGIVGLFLYLMYYLGAIKNLIFNKNQITQDIRYSLLYVIFGYFALSSAMVFYDSKHITFILFISTSYTIVNNRENKKQKKLDSEEKL, from the coding sequence ATGCAAAAAACATTTACATTATTTCAGTTGTTTATAGTTTCTTTTGCATTGATCAATTATTTTGATAGAATTGAGAAAATTTATTTTGCCCTTAAAAGTTTTGTTTATGGTGGTTTGTTTGCTGCTATTTATGTTTTATTGAACATTGATTTAGATAATATCAGAAGATTTGGTGATGTTTTAGGAAACGAAAATACTATTGGTATGATTATTGCTACATCATCCATATTTTCACTTAGTTTTTACTTATATTCACACAAGTTTAAGTGGATTTTGCCACTCCCGCTATTTATTACTATTGTATTACTGACAGGATCGAGAAAAGCCACTATATTTTTAATGTTAGGTTTTTTGTTTATAGTATTTATGAAAAATAAATCAAATATTTCTCAATTACTAAAAACTTTGTTTATTACAACTTTAATTATTGTTATCTTTATTTTTGCAGTATTTAGTATTGAAATTTTTTATAATATTATCGGTCAAAGACTCGAAAATTTGTACTATTACTTAAGTAGTGGAGAAACTTCAGAAGGATCAATAATTTCTAGAGCAAGAATGACTTCTTATGGGTTCGATTGGTTTTTAAGCAAACCATTACTTGGTTATGGAATTGATAATTACCGAGTGCTTTATGGCAATACCTTTTTCGAAGCCAAGTATTCTCATAACAATTTTATAGAGTTATTGGTTGGTGTTGGTATAGTCGGATTATTTTTATATTTGATGTATTACTTAGGCGCAATTAAAAATCTAATCTTTAATAAGAATCAAATTACACAAGATATTAGATATTCTCTTTTATATGTTATTTTTGGATATTTTGCATTATCATCTGCAATGGTTTTTTATGACAGCAAACATATAACCTTTATACTTTTTATAAGTACTTCATACACCATAGTAAATAATCGAGAGAATAAAAAGCAGAAGAAGCTAGATAGTGAGGAAAAATTATGA
- a CDS encoding oligosaccharide flippase family protein produces the protein MSNRAIGKDTAKLSFSEIFTLTISMISAMLLSRFRTLEEYGTYSQILLITNLAMTLLMLGLPNSINYFLSRATNQFERDKFLSTYFVFSTILGLLIGLILILSTNLIVEYFNNPMLKTFWFVLAFYPWSKLIISSVSKILIVYNSSNKLIIYKISNGIGLIFIIIIVQLLNLEFFYYMILFVFVELLFTFIVYLIVSKKIQKFHFSMEFAYLKMIFAYSVPIGLASLVGTINKQMDKLIVGRYFSVKEMAIFTNAAKELPVTFIALAFTSVGLPVIISFIHKNEVEKAILLWKKIIIISFLFLAYFTVGIFVFAPDVITLLYSDKYIDGVLVFRLYSLLLLMRFTYFGMILNALGKTKFILYSSIFTLVVNLILNIAFYRLFGFIGPAIATLVSVFLMQLVQLIVTSKLTKINFSSLFPWKDMFIILVITIIIGILMLQIKMLLPIEIYIGSILESILLACIGGVALIFIYYKKVYKLWKDLNNYY, from the coding sequence ATGTCTAACAGAGCAATAGGAAAAGACACAGCGAAGTTATCTTTTTCTGAAATATTCACACTAACAATATCTATGATTTCTGCTATGTTATTATCGAGATTTAGAACCCTCGAAGAATATGGTACATACTCTCAAATATTATTAATCACCAATTTGGCTATGACATTATTGATGTTAGGCTTGCCTAATAGTATAAATTATTTCTTATCAAGAGCAACTAATCAATTTGAAAGGGATAAATTTTTATCCACATATTTTGTTTTTTCTACTATTCTAGGACTCTTGATAGGTTTAATATTAATTTTATCTACAAATCTTATTGTTGAATACTTCAATAATCCCATGTTAAAAACATTTTGGTTTGTTTTAGCGTTTTATCCATGGTCAAAACTAATTATATCTAGTGTTAGTAAAATATTAATAGTATATAATAGTTCTAACAAATTAATCATATATAAAATTTCAAATGGTATAGGATTAATATTTATTATAATCATAGTTCAGTTACTAAACCTTGAGTTTTTTTATTATATGATATTATTTGTTTTTGTAGAATTATTATTTACCTTTATTGTTTACTTGATTGTTAGCAAAAAAATTCAAAAGTTTCATTTCAGTATGGAATTTGCGTATTTAAAAATGATTTTTGCTTATTCGGTCCCAATAGGACTAGCATCTTTAGTAGGAACAATAAACAAGCAAATGGACAAACTAATAGTTGGAAGATATTTTAGTGTTAAGGAAATGGCCATATTCACTAATGCAGCTAAAGAATTACCCGTTACTTTCATCGCGTTAGCATTTACTTCGGTTGGATTACCAGTGATAATTAGTTTTATCCATAAAAATGAAGTTGAAAAAGCAATACTACTTTGGAAAAAAATCATTATCATCTCATTTTTATTTTTAGCATATTTTACTGTCGGAATCTTTGTTTTTGCTCCAGATGTAATTACTTTATTATATTCAGATAAATATATTGATGGAGTTCTAGTTTTTAGACTTTATTCATTATTATTATTAATGAGGTTCACATACTTTGGAATGATATTAAATGCCTTAGGAAAAACTAAGTTTATTTTATACAGTTCTATTTTCACATTAGTAGTAAACCTTATTTTAAATATTGCCTTTTATAGATTATTTGGTTTTATTGGACCTGCAATTGCTACTTTAGTATCCGTTTTTTTAATGCAGTTAGTTCAACTAATTGTTACAAGTAAGTTGACTAAAATTAATTTTTCGAGTCTATTTCCTTGGAAGGATATGTTTATAATTCTAGTAATAACTATTATTATAGGGATTTTAATGTTGCAAATTAAAATGCTTTTGCCAATTGAAATATATATAGGTAGTATTCTTGAATCTATCTTACTAGCTTGCATCGGCGGAGTTGCTTTGATTTTCATATACTATAAGAAAGTTTACAAGTTATGGAAGGATTTAAATAACTATTATTAG
- a CDS encoding glycosyltransferase translates to MKTHKNNVLNIALLIPHLQSGGAERVTALLSKILFLNGHSVKILLFDNENISYKTYGDLINMNLKSSKSLFLKVFIRLFRIVKLSLIKKKYNIDYVISFLYAANVVNYYSVGKSKKILTIRGYKEYEKYGKLYVRFLNKIDKLIVQTDRLKNDIVRDHNLPEKLSRKIKVISNPFDLQQINIKSKLPLDVNTSKKLQTKNIKMCVMGAFKAEKGFDHVVRVFNNLRNYYNNISLIFIGHRGDLEKEISNLAKESEFYNDIIFLGYQSNPYNILSNCDFFILPSISEGFPNSLLEAMACGLPVISTNCPTGPLEILNEGDPIKINSNGYFLAKYGILINTFNVVSDFTMNRKLSGTEIDLFKAIEFLILNQDIRNSLKNLSLSRARNFDLNIFYSKFTSVLE, encoded by the coding sequence TTGAAAACTCACAAGAATAATGTGTTAAATATTGCGTTGCTTATTCCGCATCTTCAATCTGGTGGTGCAGAGAGAGTAACTGCTTTACTTTCTAAGATCTTATTTTTAAATGGTCATTCTGTTAAAATACTGTTATTTGATAATGAAAATATAAGTTATAAAACATATGGAGATTTAATAAACATGAATTTAAAATCTTCGAAATCTCTCTTTTTAAAAGTTTTTATTAGACTTTTCAGAATAGTTAAGTTAAGCTTGATAAAAAAAAAGTATAATATAGACTATGTAATAAGTTTTTTATATGCTGCAAATGTTGTTAATTACTATTCAGTAGGAAAGTCAAAAAAAATATTGACAATAAGAGGATATAAAGAGTATGAAAAATATGGCAAACTTTATGTTAGATTTCTTAACAAAATTGATAAATTAATAGTACAAACAGATAGACTGAAAAATGATATAGTAAGAGATCATAATTTACCTGAAAAATTATCTCGAAAAATTAAAGTTATTTCAAATCCCTTCGATTTACAACAAATAAATATTAAGTCAAAATTACCTTTGGATGTAAATACTTCAAAAAAACTTCAAACAAAAAACATTAAAATGTGTGTGATGGGTGCTTTTAAGGCTGAAAAAGGATTTGATCATGTAGTTAGGGTTTTTAATAATTTGAGGAACTATTACAATAATATTAGTTTGATTTTTATAGGACATAGAGGTGATTTAGAAAAAGAAATATCAAATTTAGCAAAAGAATCAGAATTTTATAATGATATAATTTTTCTTGGTTACCAAAGCAATCCTTATAATATATTGTCTAATTGTGATTTCTTTATTTTACCATCCATTTCGGAAGGTTTTCCTAATTCACTTCTTGAGGCTATGGCATGTGGTTTGCCTGTGATTTCGACAAATTGTCCAACTGGCCCATTAGAAATTTTAAATGAAGGGGATCCTATTAAGATTAATTCAAACGGCTATTTTTTAGCCAAATATGGCATTTTAATTAATACTTTTAATGTGGTTTCTGATTTTACAATGAATAGGAAATTGTCTGGTACAGAAATCGATTTATTTAAAGCGATTGAATTTTTAATATTGAATCAAGACATTAGAAATTCACTTAAGAACCTTTCATTATCACGTGCTAGAAATTTTGATTTAAATATTTTTTATTCAAAATTTACAAGTGTTTTAGAATAA
- the wecB gene encoding non-hydrolyzing UDP-N-acetylglucosamine 2-epimerase yields MKNKKIMVVFGTRPEAIKMCPVVKELKTRENIKTIVTVTAQHREMLDQVLEVFNILPDYDLDIMKPRQDLFDITTHILKQIRSVLLQEKPDVVLVHGDTSTTFVTSLACFYLQIPVGHVEAGLRTYNLSSPFPEEFNRQAVGLIAKYNFTPTLQTAKNLQNEMKKPSSIYITGNTVIDALKTTIRNSYKHYLIEWVGDSKLILLTAHRRENLGAPMENMFGAIKKILEENSDIKVVYPIHMNPIVRETAKKIFDNFDRIKIIEPLGVIDFHNIMSKSYLILTDSGGIQEEAPSLGIPVLVMRDTTERPEGVTAGTLKLVGTNFENIYKNIKNLISNQSDYDRMAKADNPYGDGFSSKKIVDILCEEM; encoded by the coding sequence ATGAAAAATAAAAAAATAATGGTTGTTTTTGGTACAAGACCTGAGGCAATCAAAATGTGTCCAGTTGTAAAAGAGTTAAAGACAAGGGAAAATATCAAAACTATTGTAACAGTTACTGCTCAGCATAGAGAAATGCTTGATCAAGTATTGGAGGTGTTCAATATACTTCCAGATTATGATTTGGACATCATGAAACCTAGACAGGATTTGTTTGATATTACTACTCATATATTAAAACAAATCAGAAGCGTACTATTGCAAGAAAAACCTGATGTTGTTCTAGTTCATGGTGATACATCTACTACTTTTGTAACGTCACTTGCATGTTTTTATTTACAAATTCCAGTTGGTCATGTAGAGGCAGGATTAAGAACTTATAATTTAAGTTCACCATTCCCTGAAGAGTTTAACAGACAAGCTGTTGGATTAATAGCGAAATATAATTTTACTCCAACATTACAAACTGCTAAAAACTTACAAAATGAAATGAAAAAACCATCTTCAATTTATATTACTGGGAATACTGTAATAGATGCACTAAAAACAACTATAAGGAATAGTTACAAGCATTATTTAATTGAATGGGTTGGCGATTCTAAATTAATATTATTGACCGCACATAGACGTGAAAACCTTGGTGCCCCAATGGAAAACATGTTCGGTGCGATAAAAAAAATACTCGAAGAGAACAGCGACATAAAAGTTGTATATCCTATTCATATGAACCCAATTGTACGTGAAACTGCGAAAAAAATCTTTGATAATTTTGATAGAATTAAAATAATAGAACCACTTGGAGTTATAGATTTTCATAATATCATGTCAAAGTCTTATTTAATATTAACAGATAGTGGAGGGATTCAAGAAGAAGCTCCAAGTTTGGGGATTCCTGTTTTAGTTATGAGAGATACCACTGAAAGACCTGAAGGTGTTACAGCAGGAACTTTAAAATTAGTCGGTACAAACTTTGAGAATATATACAAAAATATTAAAAATCTTATTTCTAATCAATCTGATTATGATAGAATGGCTAAAGCTGATAATCCATATGGAGATGGATTCTCAAGTAAAAAAATAGTAGATATATTATGTGAAGAAATGTAA
- a CDS encoding CapA family protein → MEIIIGGDFIPTKNNSDLFESGEIDNVIDKSLKSEWLNADFRIFNLEGPITTNESKIKKSGPHLKINPKCIKGIKKFNPSIISLANNHILDYDQQGLLDTMRIMDENKIPYIGINHNNHVKYRSYILKKDRKKVGFYSCAENEFSISESNSYGANGYDSFKTFSDIENLKNEVDFLIVLYHAGIEHYRYPTPNLMKSTRRMVDSGADIVVCQHSHCIGSMEEYNGANIIYGQGNFIFNKYNNEYWDTGMLIKILVDENPSLSFVPYKVTSQGIEALKGIQKEKVLERFLDRSFNITRDGFVEKEFSKFATNNIRRYLAGFSGISKFFIKVDDKFFKGFLLKKYYDEQKLLKILNFLRCESHNEVIIEGIKQTVK, encoded by the coding sequence ATGGAAATAATAATAGGTGGAGATTTTATTCCTACTAAAAATAATAGTGATTTATTTGAGTCAGGAGAAATTGATAATGTAATTGATAAATCATTAAAAAGTGAATGGTTAAACGCTGATTTTAGAATTTTTAATCTAGAAGGACCAATAACAACTAACGAAAGTAAAATTAAAAAATCTGGGCCACATTTAAAGATTAATCCAAAATGTATAAAAGGAATAAAAAAATTTAATCCCTCAATAATATCATTAGCAAATAATCACATTTTAGATTATGATCAACAAGGATTATTAGATACTATGCGCATCATGGATGAAAATAAAATTCCATACATTGGAATTAATCATAATAATCATGTAAAGTATAGATCGTATATTTTAAAAAAAGATAGAAAAAAAGTAGGATTTTATTCTTGCGCTGAAAATGAATTTTCCATTTCAGAAAGTAATAGTTATGGAGCGAATGGCTATGATTCTTTTAAGACATTTAGCGATATCGAAAATCTCAAAAATGAAGTTGATTTCCTAATTGTTCTATATCATGCTGGAATTGAACATTATAGATACCCGACTCCAAACCTTATGAAGTCTACTAGAAGAATGGTTGATTCAGGAGCTGATATAGTTGTATGCCAGCATAGTCATTGTATAGGTTCAATGGAAGAATATAATGGCGCAAATATTATATATGGTCAAGGTAATTTTATTTTTAATAAATATAATAATGAATATTGGGATACAGGAATGCTAATTAAAATATTAGTCGATGAAAATCCTTCTTTATCTTTTGTTCCTTATAAAGTCACTTCACAAGGAATAGAAGCCTTAAAAGGAATACAAAAAGAAAAGGTTTTGGAAAGGTTTCTAGATAGATCATTTAATATCACAAGAGACGGCTTTGTTGAAAAGGAGTTTTCAAAATTTGCAACGAATAATATAAGAAGATATCTTGCCGGATTTAGTGGGATAAGTAAATTCTTTATTAAAGTAGATGATAAATTTTTTAAAGGATTCTTATTAAAAAAATATTATGACGAACAAAAACTTCTTAAAATTCTGAATTTTTTAAGATGTGAAAGTCATAATGAAGTCATTATCGAAGGAATTAAACAGACTGTAAAATAA
- a CDS encoding nucleotide sugar dehydrogenase, with protein MINVIGMGYIGLPTALMFAKAGFKVVGTDLSDDLVNTLSGGKITFEEKGLQELFDKAIENGILFTTDYQKTSTYIIAVPTPYIKQSKKLDPKFVISAINKVMDVCEKGSIVVIESTVSPGSIDRYVKPEIIKRGFELGKDLHLVHAPERIIPGNMIYELEHNSRTIGADNFNVGEKIKKLYSHFCKSDIVVTDIRSAEMSKVVENTFRDINIAFANELAMICRADNMDVYEIIRIANMHPRVNILQPGPGVGGHCISVDPWFLVGDYPDLTNLILTARKINDSMPDHVLKRIRTIMQEKNIRDITKIGLYGITYKEDVDDVRESPTLQLLEKMNNHLSFGIKVYDPHVNKKIVDNQILDFDEFISNIDLLVVMVGHTHIKENQKKISKLLILDTKNVLSVSDKYTL; from the coding sequence ATGATTAATGTAATAGGAATGGGATATATTGGATTACCTACAGCGCTCATGTTTGCTAAAGCAGGTTTTAAGGTTGTGGGAACAGATTTGAGCGATGATCTCGTAAATACCCTATCTGGAGGAAAGATCACATTTGAAGAAAAAGGGTTACAAGAACTGTTTGATAAAGCCATAGAAAACGGAATTTTGTTTACCACTGATTATCAAAAAACAAGTACTTATATTATAGCTGTACCAACGCCTTATATTAAGCAAAGTAAAAAACTTGATCCGAAGTTTGTGATTTCTGCCATTAATAAAGTTATGGATGTTTGTGAAAAAGGCTCGATAGTAGTCATTGAATCTACAGTTTCACCTGGCTCAATTGATAGATATGTTAAACCTGAAATTATAAAAAGGGGATTTGAATTAGGAAAAGACCTACATCTCGTACATGCTCCTGAAAGAATAATACCAGGGAATATGATTTATGAACTTGAACACAATTCTAGGACAATCGGAGCAGATAATTTTAATGTAGGTGAAAAAATAAAAAAACTATATTCACATTTTTGTAAATCAGATATCGTAGTAACAGATATAAGGTCGGCAGAAATGTCAAAAGTAGTAGAAAATACTTTTAGAGATATAAATATTGCATTTGCAAATGAATTGGCAATGATTTGTCGTGCAGATAATATGGATGTTTATGAGATAATTAGAATTGCTAATATGCATCCAAGAGTGAATATATTACAGCCTGGTCCAGGAGTAGGAGGACACTGTATATCGGTGGATCCATGGTTCTTAGTTGGAGATTATCCAGATTTAACAAATCTTATTTTGACTGCACGTAAAATTAATGACTCTATGCCTGATCATGTTTTGAAAAGAATAAGAACTATAATGCAAGAGAAAAACATTCGTGACATAACCAAAATAGGTTTATACGGAATAACATACAAAGAAGATGTTGATGATGTTAGAGAGAGTCCAACCTTACAACTATTAGAAAAAATGAATAACCATCTTTCTTTTGGTATTAAAGTATATGATCCTCATGTAAATAAAAAAATAGTTGATAACCAAATTCTTGATTTTGATGAATTTATAAGTAATATCGATTTGTTAGTTGTTATGGTAGGACATACACATATAAAAGAAAATCAAAAGAAAATTTCAAAATTGTTAATTTTAGATACTAAAAATGTTTTAAGTGTTAGTGACAAGTATACTCTATAG
- a CDS encoding acyltransferase, which yields MFRIKICLVLYYIFAKNLPLSRHMKFAKFLRGIFGRCILKQAGKNINIEKGAVFNHLVSLGDNSGIGVNCEILGPVEIGDFVNMGPEVIVYTQNHEFRRTDIPMQKQGYSEIEPVTIGNDVWIGRRVIILPGVVIGEGAIIGAGAIVTKDVKPYTIVAGNPAKLIRSRKNIENSQE from the coding sequence ATGTTTAGAATAAAAATATGTTTAGTTTTATATTATATATTTGCTAAAAACCTACCTCTATCAAGACACATGAAGTTTGCAAAATTTTTAAGAGGAATTTTTGGAAGATGTATATTGAAACAAGCTGGTAAGAATATAAATATCGAAAAAGGCGCCGTATTCAATCATTTAGTGTCCTTAGGAGATAATTCTGGTATTGGTGTTAATTGTGAAATATTAGGACCAGTTGAGATTGGTGATTTTGTAAACATGGGACCAGAGGTAATTGTATACACACAGAATCATGAATTTAGAAGAACCGATATCCCAATGCAAAAACAGGGGTATAGTGAAATTGAACCTGTAACAATTGGAAATGATGTTTGGATTGGGAGAAGAGTTATAATTTTGCCTGGTGTTGTTATAGGTGAGGGAGCTATTATTGGTGCAGGCGCTATTGTGACAAAAGATGTGAAACCTTATACAATTGTTGCAGGAAATCCAGCCAAACTGATAAGGAGTAGAAAAAATATTGAAAACTCACAAGAATAA
- a CDS encoding ATP-grasp domain-containing protein, which produces MKICICISHEQVNPNSIIKQKIYDKLATVDWSVKFECFFKKYNIPYDTVYIDRLDWIKNIKQYDLIIWKPKFMGNESSQFFKEKVYFIQHILKKIIIPNYETVWHFDSKIAQSYIFDHINAKVVKTYTSFDYNESIRIANNLDYPIVVKKSNGAGSTGVSLCKSKKKLIRKIDNHFIFNKFKNHILNTKHDNFGYFYAQKFLKNNLKDLRITVIGDKYAFWFWRTNRNNDFRASGSGLIDYNTPVDKSIIEYCAKINKDNNFDSMAYDILFDEKGNFYIIEMSYGYSDIAVRNSNGYFYISEDGTVNDFIKGHYWPQELWVKWLISKVDKKKEFNVKWK; this is translated from the coding sequence ATGAAAATATGTATCTGTATAAGCCATGAACAAGTTAATCCCAATAGTATTATTAAACAAAAAATATATGATAAACTTGCTACAGTAGATTGGTCAGTAAAATTCGAATGTTTTTTCAAGAAATATAATATTCCATATGATACTGTTTATATCGATAGATTAGATTGGATAAAAAATATTAAACAATACGATTTAATTATATGGAAACCGAAGTTTATGGGTAATGAAAGTTCCCAATTTTTTAAGGAAAAAGTGTATTTTATTCAACATATTTTAAAAAAGATAATCATTCCAAATTATGAAACAGTATGGCATTTTGATAGTAAAATAGCACAAAGTTATATTTTTGATCATATAAATGCTAAAGTTGTAAAAACTTACACTTCTTTTGATTATAATGAGTCGATAAGAATCGCAAATAATCTTGACTATCCGATTGTAGTTAAAAAATCGAATGGCGCTGGTAGCACTGGTGTCTCTTTATGTAAAAGCAAGAAAAAATTAATTAGGAAAATTGATAATCATTTCATATTCAATAAATTTAAAAATCATATATTGAACACTAAGCATGATAATTTTGGATATTTTTATGCTCAAAAGTTTTTGAAGAATAATTTAAAAGATTTAAGAATTACAGTAATAGGAGACAAATATGCATTTTGGTTTTGGAGAACAAACAGAAATAATGATTTTAGAGCCAGTGGAAGTGGTCTTATAGACTATAACACACCAGTTGATAAATCCATCATTGAGTATTGTGCTAAGATTAATAAAGATAATAATTTTGATTCGATGGCTTATGATATACTGTTTGATGAAAAAGGAAATTTTTATATAATTGAAATGTCATATGGATATTCGGATATAGCTGTTAGAAATTCAAATGGTTATTTCTATATTTCAGAAGACGGAACAGTTAATGATTTCATAAAAGGACATTACTGGCCACAAGAGCTTTGGGTAAAATGGCTTATCTCTAAAGTTGATAAAAAAAAGGAGTTTAATGTTAAATGGAAATAA
- a CDS encoding SDR family oxidoreductase, translated as MGYENIKFDRSSVFLVTGGAGFIGSNLCETLLNMGYKVKCLDNLSTGKKAHVDMFLNNSNYEFINGDIRNYDTCLKASKDVTYILHQAAWGSVPRSIEFPLLYEEINIKGTLNMLEAARQNGVKKFVYASSSSVYGDEMALPKVEGKEGNLLSPYALTKMVNEKYARLYSNIYGLDTFGLRYFNVFGKRQDPKGQYAAVIPKFIKQLLNDERPTIDGSGNQSRDFTYIENVVEANLKACLAPSKFAGEVFNIAYGSREYLIDVYNFLLEVLNKNIKPNFGPERKGDIMHSNADITKAKKMLNYKPSWPFEEGLKESILWYIQNLGKQF; from the coding sequence ATGGGATATGAGAATATAAAGTTTGATAGAAGTAGCGTTTTTTTGGTTACTGGTGGAGCGGGGTTTATTGGTTCAAATTTATGTGAAACGTTGTTGAATATGGGTTATAAGGTAAAGTGCCTTGATAATTTATCTACAGGAAAAAAGGCACACGTTGATATGTTTCTTAATAATTCTAATTATGAGTTTATAAATGGTGACATTAGAAATTATGATACATGTTTAAAAGCTTCAAAAGACGTTACCTATATACTCCATCAAGCTGCTTGGGGAAGCGTTCCTAGGAGTATTGAGTTTCCATTACTATATGAAGAGATTAATATTAAAGGAACCTTAAATATGTTAGAAGCAGCAAGACAAAATGGAGTAAAAAAATTTGTTTACGCATCTAGTTCATCGGTGTATGGTGATGAAATGGCTTTGCCTAAAGTAGAGGGTAAAGAAGGTAATTTGCTATCTCCATATGCTTTAACAAAAATGGTGAACGAAAAATATGCAAGACTTTATTCAAACATATACGGATTAGATACTTTTGGATTAAGGTATTTTAATGTTTTTGGAAAGCGACAAGACCCTAAAGGCCAATATGCTGCAGTAATTCCAAAATTTATAAAGCAGTTGTTAAACGATGAGCGACCAACTATAGATGGAAGTGGGAATCAAAGCAGAGATTTCACTTATATTGAAAATGTTGTTGAAGCTAATCTTAAAGCATGTCTAGCCCCATCAAAGTTCGCTGGCGAAGTGTTTAATATTGCATATGGTAGCAGAGAATATTTGATTGATGTCTACAATTTTCTTTTGGAAGTATTAAACAAAAATATTAAACCTAACTTTGGACCTGAACGAAAAGGAGATATTATGCACAGTAATGCTGATATCACTAAAGCAAAAAAAATGCTAAATTATAAACCGAGTTGGCCTTTTGAAGAGGGACTTAAGGAATCAATATTATGGTATATTCAAAATTTAGGAAAACAATTTTAA